CGCCATTACTATATTCACTGCTTTTGTGAGCAACAGCTGATTGGCCCGGAGGTTCGTCAAGATTGGAGCTGTTTTGTGTTGGAAGGGTACTTGATGCTGTAGTACCTACCGCCCCTCCTGCCGGTACAGTGGTGCTGGCTGCCTGCGTGCGACTATATACGGAGCTGCTGGGCGCACCCTGAGTTCCAGCTGCAGCTGATCGCCTATAGACGGTGCTGTTCATGGTTAACTTGCGAACGTTTTTGTCCGGGTGAAAGACGAGGATGTACACCTTGGGTGAATACAGACAAACAAGAGCCACTGATGCACTCAGACTTATTGAAATACATAACGTAGTAGTTTGCAcctgaaaaataaaattgttcaatttaaaatttttaattggtTGTTCATGTAAACTTAAACAACTTAAAGCAGTAATAAACGCGGTAGACGATTCCAATTTGTAAAAGTGTATTAGTTAGAATTAAACTCGGAAGAGATGAATACTATAGCGGAAACAATCAGCTTCTGGCTTAAGTACGTTTTTGGGACTGTGAATAGGCTCTGTAAGATTTAATTTCGACTTCAGGTTTATGGggtttaaatataaaaatatcaaCTTAAACACTTTTACAGCAAACACACAGCAATTCGAAATCTATAAGTTACTAGCAGGACTTGTAAACATAAGTTGATCGTTTCTAGTTTTACAAAAATGAAGCCATACTTAAGGACCCTTTAAGCCAATATTGGAACCACTTAGTTTCCTGTATttgtatacccgttactcgtagagtaaaagaatatataagactcgtcggaaagtatgtaacaggtagatggaagcgtttccgaccctataaagcaTATGTATTCTTGACCAGGTTCAGTAGCGGAGTCGATCTAGTCACGTCTGTAGGAACGCAGGGATTAGGCATGTATATTCTATATTCCATTTGTACCGCTCCCATACGCCAAGTGTGGCCCCCCGTTAGGTTAAAATTGGTCAACAGTTTAAAGCtggttagctgagtaacggcaGTCAAGGCACTCGACTGTAGCGTTCTATTTAGTTGTTAAGTTCGAACATACACTTTAAACGAAAAAACGATCAACTATTGTTTAAATGCTCTGGTTGTTAGTACGATATCATTCATATGACTATTTTAAATGTTGTAGCAAAGTAGAAATAAACCAAAACAGTgcgaaaaaaacaaaaaaaaaaagaaaaaataacgAGCACATACCTCATAAGAATTTCCTGTTCCAAAGTATATGGGTACAAAAGCTAGCCAGATTATACAAGTGGTATACATGGTAAATCCAATAAACTTTGACTCATTAAAGTTTTCTGGTATTTTCCTGGTTTTAATTGCATAAACAGTGCAAATTGTGATGAGAATCATATTATATAATTGGGAAAAAAGGAAGGACATGTCTTGTATTTTGCACTTAAGGATCACTTCAGTTCGGTCTGGGTAATAGAAACGAGTTCCTGGTGGTTCAACTACCATCCAAATCATGGTGATTAGTACCTGTATTGCTAAGAAGTCACAATGTAATATTATTGTGTAGCTTGGCTTCAGTTGAATTTCATATCTTACCGATCAGAGAGGTTGTTATTACCACCTGTGATTGTGGACTTATATACTTAAGGCGCTGAGCTGATTTAGATGCGGAGTGAAATATTCGTGAAATTCGATTTGTTTTTGTTAGCAGAGCACTATAAATAATGGAGAAACCAACCCCAATGCCAAACCTCTGCAGAACACATGAGGCA
This genomic stretch from Drosophila suzukii chromosome 4, CBGP_Dsuzu_IsoJpt1.0, whole genome shotgun sequence harbors:
- the mGluR gene encoding metabotropic glutamate receptor isoform X2, which encodes MANYDGKDFYNNYLLNVSFIDLAGSEVKFDRQGDGLARYDILNYQRLENSSGYQYKVIGKWFNGLQLNSETVVWNKEAEQPTSACSLPCEVGMIKKQQGDTCCWICDSCESFEYVYDEFTCKDCGPGLWPYADKLSCYALDIQYMRWNSLFALIPMAIAMFGIAVTIIVMVLFAKNHDTPLVRASGRELSYTLLFGILVCYCNTFALIAKPTIASCVLQRFGIGVGFSIIYSALLTKTNRISRIFHSASKSAQRLKYISPQSQVVITTSLIAIQVLITMIWMVVEPPGTRFYYPDRTEVILKCKIQDMSFLFSQLYNMILITICTVYAIKTRKIPENFNESKFIGFTMYTTCIIWLAFVPIYFGTGNSYEVQTTTLCISISLSASVALVCLYSPKVYILVFHPDKNVRKLTMNSTVYRRSAAAGTQGAPSSSVYSRTQAASTTVPAGGAVGTTASSTLPTQNSSNLDEPPGQSAVAHKSSEYSNGEFLPEECECAEPICEPVKN